A single Aspergillus chevalieri M1 DNA, chromosome 3, nearly complete sequence DNA region contains:
- a CDS encoding 60S ribosomal protein eL6 (COG:J;~EggNog:ENOG410PJFV;~InterPro:IPR008991,IPR041997,IPR014722,IPR000915;~PFAM:PF01159;~go_component: GO:0005840 - ribosome [Evidence IEA];~go_function: GO:0003735 - structural constituent of ribosome [Evidence IEA];~go_process: GO:0006412 - translation [Evidence IEA]) produces the protein MSDSTVGQTKQFGKGQRTVPHPAQKAQKWYPVDDESQPKKVRKTIRPTKLRESLQPGTVLILLAGRFRGKRVILLKHLDQGVLLVTGPFKINGVPLRRVNSRYVIATSKRVDISGVDQAALEKVSAPEYFTKDKATEKKTEEAFFKQGEKPEKKQVASARASDQKSIDQTVLASVKNEEFLGSYLATSFYLRNGDKPHEMKW, from the exons ATGTCGGACTCTACTGTTGGCCAGACGAAGCAGTTTGGAAAGGGCCAGAGGACCGTTCCGCACCCGGCTCAGAAGGCCCAGAAGTGGTACCCCGTGGATGACGAGTCGCAGCCCAAGAAA GTCCGCAAGACTATCCGTCCCACCAAGCTCCGGGAATCCCTCCAGCCCGGTACCGTTCTGATCCTCCTCGCTGGCCGCTTCCGTGGCAAGCGTGTCATCCTCCTCAAGCACCTCGACCAGGGTGTTCTCCTCGTTACCGGTCCCTTCAAGATCAACGGTGTTCCCCTCCGCCGTGTGAACTCCCGCTATGTGATCGCCACCAGCAAGCGCGTCGACATCAGCGGTGTTGATCAGGCCGCTCTTGAGAAGGTCTCTGCTCCTGAGTACTTCACCAAGGACAAGGCCACCGAGAAGAAGACCGAGGAGGCTTTCTTCAAGCAGGGAGAGAAGCCCGAG AAGAAGCAGGTTGCCAGCGCCCGTGCCAGCGACCAGAAGTCCATCGACCAGACCGTCCTGGCCTCCGTCAAGAACGAGGAGTTCCTTGGCAGCTACCTCGCCACCTCTTTCTACCTCCGGAACGGTGACAAGCCCCACGAGATGAAGTGGTAG
- a CDS encoding sterol desaturase family protein (COG:I;~EggNog:ENOG410PFWJ;~InterPro:IPR006694;~PFAM:PF04116;~TransMembrane:3 (n4-15c24/25o48-69i104-122o203-222i);~go_function: GO:0005506 - iron ion binding [Evidence IEA];~go_function: GO:0016491 - oxidoreductase activity [Evidence IEA];~go_process: GO:0008610 - lipid biosynthetic process [Evidence IEA];~go_process: GO:0055114 - oxidation-reduction process [Evidence IEA]): MDAILSLPVLSVFLIPTLSSYSTSLNLVFFYMTWSTLVLSHPPLRVELFGTIIVRLIFYVIPSLLFFLFDILTPSAAVVVKAQGDAGLPSGSRRGKIRLKEIKIAGWAILNLAFGIALQGGIELIRTKIFVLPSSLKVSMKLPMPGEMLKDMVCATLGREVLAYIIHRYVLHRGNNIAAQQHQSWYHSLHAPFPLTAHYDHPLAYLLVNFIPTYLPAMLLRFHMLTYVAYLTIVSIEETFAFSGYTVMPTSFFLGGIARRTDIHLLSGAEGNFGPWGIMDWICGTSVGDSIADDMEAEVEEHEIDENIRKAIEASKRRIREVDQKRRRKVRESSRR; encoded by the exons ATGGACGCCATATTATCATTACCAGTTCTTTCGGTATTCCTCATTCCGACCCTCTCGTCATATAGCACGAGTCTCAATTTGGTCTTCTTTTACATGACCTGGTCGACACTCGTCCTGTCACATCCACCCCTTCGCGTCGAATTATTCGGAACTATAATCGTGCGCTTAATATTCTATGTGATACCGTCGCTATTATTTTTCCTGTTCGATATTCTCACGCCGTCAGCGGCCGTGGTGGTGAAGGCGCAGGGCGACGCTGGTCTTCCGAGTGGCAGCAGGCGGGGCAAGATCCGGTTGAAGGAGATCAAGATCGCGGGATGGGCTATTCTCAATTTGGCGTTTGGGATCGCTTTGCAGGGGGGCATTGAGTTGATTCGGACCAAGATATTCGTTTTGCCAAGTTCGCTGAAGGTGTCGATGAAATTGCCGATGCCTGGGGAGATGCTGAAGGATATGGTTTGTGCGACTTTGGGGAGGGAA GTACTAGCATACATTATCCACCGCTACGTCCTCCATCGCGGAAACAATATCGCTGCTCAACAACACCAGTCCTGGTACCATTCGCTCCACGCCCCCTTCCCTCTCACAGCACACTACGACCACCCACTCGCATACCTCCTCGTCAATTTCATCCCGACCTACCTTCCAGCCATGCTACTCCGCTTCCACATGCTTACCTACGTGGCCTACTTGACCATCGTCTCCATCGAAGAAACATTCGCCTTCTCCGGCTACACGGTCATGCCAACAAGTTTCTTCCTCGGCGGCATCGCCCGCAGAACAGATATCCACCTTCTCAGCGGTGCGGAGGGGAATTTCGGACCTTGGGGTATCATGGATTGGATTTGCGGGACGAGTGTGGGGGATAGTATTGCGGATGAtatggaggcggaggtggaggagcaTGAGATTGATGAGAATATTCGGAAGGCGATTGAGGcgtcgaagaggaggattCGCGAGGTTGATCAGAagcggaggaggaaggttAGGGAGAGTAGTCGTCGATGA
- the ksrA gene encoding 3-dehydrosphinganine reductase (COG:Q;~EggNog:ENOG410PIJ0;~InterPro:IPR036291,IPR002347;~PFAM:PF08659,PF00106,PF13561;~TransMembrane:2 (o12-32i195-213o);~go_process: GO:0055114 - oxidation-reduction process [Evidence IEA]), with product MNPPSVSILSDYSPTTLGISFVFASIIIYTAVTKMLGLGSKNEFEVDDRTVIITGGSDGMGKSVACQLAAKGANIVIVARTTSKLKAALETIKASATHTARQRFHYISADLTKAADCTRVIDEVTSWNNGAPPEVVWCCAGYCNPGFFVDTPVDTLRNQMDTVYWTAANTAHATLRSWLAPVAAQDRSPRPRRHLIFTCSTLAFVPVAGYGPYSPAKAAIRSLSDTLSQEIEMYNGARSSMHDGPAADIKVHTIFPMGILSPGFDNEEKIKPGLTKQLEEADKPQSPQEVASIAIKALEQGEYLITTMFIGHIMKGTALGPSPRNYLVRDTLTSWLSNLVFLQVIPDLRKKAWNWGVKNGYSIASR from the exons ATGAATCCTCCGTCCGTCTCGATCCTATCCGATTACTCACCCACGACACTGGGAATCTCATTCGTGTTCGCCAGTATTATTATATATACAGCCGTTACCAAGATGCTCGGTCTGGGCTCTAAAAACGAATTCGAGGTTGATGACAGG ACTGTGATCATCACCGGTGGTTCCGATGGAATGGGAAAGTCTGTCGCCTGTCAACTTGCGGCCAAAGGTGCAAATATTGTGATTGTCGCGCGCACCACCTCGAAGCTTAAGGCAGCACTAGAGACTATTAAG GCTTCCGCGACGCACACCGCTCGACAGAGATTCCACTACATCAGCGCCGACCTGACCAAAGCCGCGGATTGCACACGGGTTATTGACGAAGTCACCAGCTGGAATAACGGGGCTCCTCCGGAAGTTGTCTGGTGCTGCGCTGGATACTGTAACCCCGGGTTTTTTGTTGACACACCGGTTGATACCTTGAGAAACCAGATGGATACAGTGTATTGGACCGCTGCAAACACCGCCCATGCGACATTGAGAAGCTGGCTTGCCCCCGTCGCCGCTCAAGATCGAAGCCCGAGACCTAGACGACATCTAATCTTTACATGCTCCACTCTCGCCTTCGTTCCTGTTGCCGGTTACGGACCCTACTCGCCTGCCAAAGCTGCGATTCGCTCCCTGTCCGATACTCTGAGCCAAGAGATTGAAATGTATAACGGTGCTCGGAGTAGCATGCACGATGGTCCGGCTGCGGACATCAAGGTCCATACCATCTTCCCAATGGGGATCTTGAGTCCAGGATttgataatgaagagaagatAAAGCCTGGGCTTACGAAGCAGTTGGAAGAAGCCGACAAGCCACAAAGTCCGCAAGAGGTTGCCAGTATCGCAATCAAGGCTCTGGAGCAGGGCGAATATCTCATCACTACCATGTTCATCGGTCATATCATGAAGGGCACTGCTCTTGGGCCGAGTCCGAGAAACTATCTTGTGCGCGACACGTTGACTAGCTGGCTTAGCAACTTGGTCTTCCTTCAGGTCATTCCCGATCTCCGCAAGAAAGCATGGAACTGGGGAGTGAAGAATGGTTATTCTATTGCATCCCGCTAA